AAGTTGGACTCTAAGCCAATTTCAAACAGCAGGATAATCACACCCAATTCTGATAAAACCGAAATCACCTCAGACTGGGCTGCAAATACCTGTGGTGTGGCTTCTGGGGTTAACCCAGCGGTGAGTTGCAGGAAAGACATGATTAAAGAATTGGAAGCATCTGTACCACCTTCTGGAAATATTAGCAGATGGAGGACGGAAACACCGATGACTACACCACCGACAAGTTCACCTAAAACTGCTGGTAAGCTGACTCTGTTGGCTAATTCTCCACCCAGTTTGCTGGCAAAGTAAATTACCACTAAGCTTAATAGCACTGCGGCTAATACCATGGAACTGTCTGCGGTTTCTGTGGCTGTTGCTAATAAGGGAACTGTAAAATTGATTGCACTGATAAGCTGCATTGGTTATGTGAAGATTATTTTCTTTAGTTTTACCCTTTTATTGAACGAGAACAAGATCCCCTATTTCTTTAAGAAATCGGGGATCTGAATATGCGGATCTAAATATGTTAAAAACCTTGATTTTTCGTTAGTCCACTGCTTTACTCAAAAAACGAACGCAGATAGAGCAACAAATTGAGTTCTCTCATGTCACTGTCTTCTCAATTTGAGACTCCGGAAAATTTTCTGCACCACTAAGTTTTAGAAGATAGAGTTATTCTTAATTACTAATTGTAAATATTCCCCCTGACTCATCCAAAAATAGCACTGCTTTTACTTGGCACTAGACTATAGACATAGTACTAACTAGTCAAAAGGAAGAGGAAAGCTAACTAGTATTTATAAAGAAATTTAAACAATTGGAATACTTTCCAAATATTCAATTAATCTTCAGAGTAGGGACATTTTTATTTTCATTTCATGTTGCAAAAAAAATAAGAATTGAATAAAAAACATATTTTGCATTTGTACTGTCTCTCTTTCGATGTCCTGACCTTCCAAGGGCTAACAAAAATCATTATGCTCAGGTTTGCATAGTAAACCAGAACCAAAACCTTTTAATAAGCAAGTGTTAATGCAATTAAAGTCAAGGTTATTGAGATTGAAGATATTTTATTGACAACTACAGGATTAAAAGGGACTTTGGATGTGCTGCAATTGGTAAAAAACTAGATTTTAGCTGACAAAAATTAAGCAAAAAACTGCAAGCATGGCTAAATTTTATAGATAGTCTACTGCCTGACTAATACTGTTCAACAGAAAGGACATATCTTATGATATTGAAACAGCAATCAGAGGATTATTATCAAGAACTTCTACATGACTCGCACTATCAGCAGAAATTGGCAAAGATTGCTCGTAAATACACTAAAAACACAAACTTATCTTGGGAAGATGGTGTTCAAGCTGCTCATCTGAAAGTTTTCCAAGCTGTTCAATCTGCAAGGTTCCAGCAAGGGGGAATCGAACAGTTTTATCACTGGGCAACTACAGTAGCTAAATGCGAGATGATTGATTTTGTTCGTAAAGAAAGATTGCGAAACTGTCAAAGTTTAGATTGCAACATCCCCCAGACAGATATCCCTCTGTTAGATACGATTCCTGATGAATATAATATTTTAGACGCAGCAGAGCGTGCAGATTTGATTATTAAAGCCATAGAGACTATTCATCAGCTTGATCAAAGTTATCCTCATCAAAAGTATCTGCAACTCTGGCAAAGCAAGATTGATGAGAAAACCCAAACTCAATTTGCTGCTGAATTGGGAATTAGCCAGAGTGAAGTTTGCAAGCGGTGGCAGGAACTTGTAGAGCGTATTGCTGAGGCATTAGGATTACTAGAATTTCCAGGTGTTAAGCACAAACATCAAGTAACTTGCAAGCAGAAAACAATCCGTGAACGCTCAACTAAGCAGTGGTAAGTCAACATTCACAAGTTTACTAATGCCAAAATTTGTAAAGATTAGAATAATTTAGTTATATCTGTAGATACTTATCCGTTAACTAATATATGGATATGGTCTGGGCAAAATTTTCAGTTTTAAGTCGTCCTTGTCAGTAACCCAGCCCTAAAGGGACTGAGCTTGCAAGAGAAATCAAACAAGCTGTACTGACCAGACCACCTAGAAATAGGTAGCCGTTATTTGAGTCACGACACCCCGGAATGCGAAGCTAGTTCCCTGCTCTGTCGCTTGTGATTAAACAGTTCTAAGGTCCCTGGAACAGTGTTGCAAGCAAAACAAGCTCTTATAACTGGTCGAAGCTAACATTACCCCAGAAATGGGAGTTGGTTTTTCAGGTTTCCAATCAAAAAACCTGACTAAAATTTAAGATTCAATGCCTTTATTACCGCCCGTGTCGCTTCCCTCTCAGCCCTAAAGGGACTGAGTTTCCCGCATACCGCGAGGTCTTATGAAGGATTACAAATTTATGCGTGTCAACTTGAGTAACAGACAAGGCTCTAATATGCCAATCCCACAGCCTGGAGAAATCTGGAAGGTGAGTCGTTTGGTGCAAAGTCCTATACAATTCTCAAGTGCAGAACAACAGACTTTGTATTCTTCCTTTGGGCAAAATTTTTTGGCAGGAAATTCTCCGCCACGTTATGTGATGATTGTTAAAGAACCAGAAACTCTAAGAGGGACACAAGAGCAGTGGTTAGTTGTTTCTGTGATGTTGTTATCTGCAAAAACAGAGTCTATAAGTGATGTAGATTTGCTTGTACCCGCAGAGTTGTCTGGAGTAGAGCAAGATTTGCTTGCTGAAACTTGGCATATGGTTTCTGCATTAACTTGTAACTTGCTACAACCAGTAGGGAAAAGGCTCTCCCATGAGATTTATAACCATCTGTTGATGATAGGTGATTATTATCATGGGTTAGTTGAGGAACTACCAGCAGTATCGGAAACTCATCGCTTAGGATTAGTAAGTGGAAGCTTGTATGCTGCAAAAGATTCAACAATTCAAGCTTTTCATGAACAAGAGGAAGCTTGGAGTGATGTGTTAACAGTTCCAGTAGCAGCTTATTACTCTTATTTGAAGAGGATAAAATTTACGAATGCAGTATTAAATGAAGCTTTAGATTTAGAACAAAAATAAACTATATATCGCAGACTTTCACGTAATTAAAGTGTAATGTAGGCTCTGTAATCACCTCAAACCCTTCTGACTTTTGACGGGAAGTCCTCAAGCCCCAAAAAAGCGTGACTTTTTTACAGTAAAGTTACCAATTATAACACAAAGACCACGGCAATTAAAATCGCCCGTGCCGCTTCCCTCTCAGGTCTAAAGACGCTGAGTTTCCCAATTACCGTGAGGTCTTATGAAAATAGCTAATGGAAAAATCAAGGCTTGGGAAAAGCTCATTTTGAGGATTTCCACATCCCGTGAAAAGTCAGGTGCGTAGCAAGGAGATAAAAGATTTATCCTACAAAGCGAAATTTTTTTTGCAAGTTTTGGAATATTTTATGTTTGATCTTCGTTATTAGTTATAGAAACTGCTAATCATTAAGTTCACAGATAGCTTAGTTAGACTTATAAAAAAGTTGCAGCTAGGTAGTTAGCAGCTAAAAAACACATAAATTTACCTGTTTTTGTGGGGTTTAATATGAAAGTTGTAAGCGCTCTTCTTTCTAGTTTGACATTGCTGAGTTTAAATGTTGTGGGTTTATCTGGGGTACAAGCTCAACCACAGGGATTTCAGTTTAAAAAGTTTCCAGTTACTCTTAATGGACCTGGCTGTCCATCGGGATCAGCTGTGGGAATTCTGAATGGAGATACTCTGTCAGTATCATTCTCTAAGTTTGGGGTTCTAGCCTCACCTCCTAAGGTTGTATCGACATCTTGCAATTTGAGGATCGGGCTTGATATACCTTCTGGATTGAATGTTCAACCTATTGACGTTACATATCGTGGCTTTGCCGATGTGCCTACGGGAGGCAGTGCTGACGTGAACGTTAAAATGATTTTTCAAGGCAAAACTGTTCCTACTACTACTGATCCAAACGCAACCTTTAGTCCTGGTTTCTCAGGTGTTTGGGAAAAAAATGTAGGTATTACATTAGGCACAATAAACGCGTGTGCTAACCCAGTGTCATCAGTTTTTGGTATCAATACAAATCTAACTGCACGAGCAAAAGATGTGGCTGAAAAGCAAGAAACCCAAATCCGAGTTGATACGATTGACACGGCAATTGGTCCTGTAATCTACCAAATAAAATTTGCCTTTAATCCTTGTTAGTTTGTCTAATCTGGATAGGTAAGTCTTGCATTTGATCTGTGAGAAAGTCTGAGTCTCCAAAAGCTACTTTAGCAATTTACAGATAAAGAAAGATTTTTTCAAATTGCTCAGAAGAAATCTTTCTTTATTTTCAGAGAATTGAAAGTGCATTACAAAAGCACACTCCCGTTGAGCAACCCCAAGGCAGTAATGGTATCAGAAGATTGACGGCGGTTAAAACTGCCCGTGTCGCTTCCCTCTCAGCACGCTTTGTGACTGAGTTTCCCGCATACCACGAGGTTTTATGAAAATTCTAAGCACTCTTATTTCTAGTTTGACGCTGCTGAGTTTAAATGTTGTGGGTTTATCTGAGGTACAAGCTCAACCACAGGGATTTCAGTTTAAAAATGTTCCAGTTACTTTTTTCGGAAATGGCTGTCCATCGGGATCATCGGAGGGAATTCTGAATGGAGATACTCTCTCAGTAACATTCCCTAAGTTTGGGGTTCTAGCTTTACCTCCTAAGGTTGTATCGAAATCTTGCAATTTGAGGATCGGGCTTGATGTGCCTTCTGGTTACAAAGTTAAGCCCATTAACGTCAAGTATATTGGGTTTGCAGATGTGCCTAAAGGTGGTACGGCTGACCTGAAAGTTAGAATAATATTTCAAGGCAAAAATGTTCCAACTGGTAATGATCCAAACGCAACCTTTAGTCCTGGTTTCTCAGGTGTTTGGGAAAAAAATGTAGCTATTACACCAGACGCAATAAATGCGTGTGCTAAACCAGTGAGTTCGGTTTTCGGTATCAACACGAATTTGATCGCGCGTGCTAGAAATGTAGCTGTCGGGCAGCAAACCCTAATTAGAATCGATAAGGGCTACAAAATTAAGTTTACTTTTAGTCCTTGCTAGTAGCTTCAACCAAAACAAAAGTTTTAAAGTGTTGATTTGTCAGATGCAGTTAAAAATAGCACTAACAGAACCATCCAAAATATTAATTTTATGAAAATTCTAAGCACTCTTATTTCTAGTTTGACGCTGCTGAGTTTAAATGTTGTGGGTTTATCTGAGGTACAAGCTCAACCACAGGGATTTCAGTTTCAAAATGTTCCAGTTACTCTTTTCGGAAATGGCTGTCCATCGGAATCATTTGTGGGAATTCTGAATGGAGATACTCTGTCAGTAAAATTCTCTAAGTTTGAGGCTCTAGCTTCACCTCCTAAGGTTGTATCGAAATCTTGCAATTTGAGGATCGG
The window above is part of the Dolichospermum sp. DET69 genome. Proteins encoded here:
- a CDS encoding DUF4360 domain-containing protein, whose protein sequence is MKVVSALLSSLTLLSLNVVGLSGVQAQPQGFQFKKFPVTLNGPGCPSGSAVGILNGDTLSVSFSKFGVLASPPKVVSTSCNLRIGLDIPSGLNVQPIDVTYRGFADVPTGGSADVNVKMIFQGKTVPTTTDPNATFSPGFSGVWEKNVGITLGTINACANPVSSVFGINTNLTARAKDVAEKQETQIRVDTIDTAIGPVIYQIKFAFNPC
- a CDS encoding sigma-70 family RNA polymerase sigma factor, whose amino-acid sequence is MILKQQSEDYYQELLHDSHYQQKLAKIARKYTKNTNLSWEDGVQAAHLKVFQAVQSARFQQGGIEQFYHWATTVAKCEMIDFVRKERLRNCQSLDCNIPQTDIPLLDTIPDEYNILDAAERADLIIKAIETIHQLDQSYPHQKYLQLWQSKIDEKTQTQFAAELGISQSEVCKRWQELVERIAEALGLLEFPGVKHKHQVTCKQKTIRERSTKQW
- a CDS encoding DUF4360 domain-containing protein, whose amino-acid sequence is MKILSTLISSLTLLSLNVVGLSEVQAQPQGFQFKNVPVTFFGNGCPSGSSEGILNGDTLSVTFPKFGVLALPPKVVSKSCNLRIGLDVPSGYKVKPINVKYIGFADVPKGGTADLKVRIIFQGKNVPTGNDPNATFSPGFSGVWEKNVAITPDAINACAKPVSSVFGINTNLIARARNVAVGQQTLIRIDKGYKIKFTFSPC